A section of the Ranitomeya imitator isolate aRanImi1 chromosome 7, aRanImi1.pri, whole genome shotgun sequence genome encodes:
- the LOC138645904 gene encoding uncharacterized protein, with amino-acid sequence MRAAVPVEERLAVTLRFLATGRSLQDLQFSAAVSRPFLSVVIPETCEAIVQSLRHYMEFPKTADDWKRIASDFDELWQFPNCGGALDGKHVRITQPANSGSFFFNYKGYFSVILMALVNANYEFVDVDVGMNGRVSDGGVFEHTSFGESLRNNELLLPLNEDTKANLNFVFIADEAFPLHPHLLKPFAQRTLTPEGRIFNYRLSRARRVVENAFGIMANRFRVFHTAINLKLPSIDFVVLACCVLHNFLRRHDTSSYSPPSFIDAVDARTGDIVPGEWRTQPDNFTALQALGSGRQADDARDCREKYCQYFNGSGAVPWQDRAV; translated from the exons atgcgtgcagccgtgcccgtggaggaaaggttggcggtgacactgcgcttcctggcaacaggaaggtctcttcaggatttgcagttttccgcagctgtttccagacctttcctgagcgttgtgattccggagacatgcgaggccattgtgcagagcttaaggcattatatggag tttcccaagacggcggatgactggaagaggattgcttccgattttgatgagctgtggcagtttccaaactgcggtggtgcattagatggaaagcatgtgcgcatcacgcaaccagccaactctggatccttttttttcaactacaaaggatatttcagtgtgatcctcatggcccttgtcaatgcaaactatgagtttgtcgatgtggatgttggcatgaatggtcgagtctccgacggtggtgtttttgaacacacttcatttggggaaagcttgaggaacaatgaactgctgttgccactaaatgaagacacaaaagcaaacctaaattttgtcttcatcgctgatgaagctttccctcttcatccacatttgctgaagccatttgcacagagaacactcacaccggagggcagaatctttaattaccggttgtcgagggcccgtcgtgtggttgaaaatgcctttgggattatggcaaatcggtttagagtgttccacacagctatcaacttgaagctgccgtctatagactttgtggttttggcatgctgtgtgctccataatttcctgagacgtcatgatacgagctcctattctcctccttcgtttattgatgcagtggacgcaagaaccggagatattgtgcccggggaatggcgtacacaacctgataattttacagctcttcaagctcttggatctggcagacaggcagacgatgcaagggactgtcgcgaaaaatactgtcagtactttaatggttctggagctgtaccctggcaggatcgcgccgtataa